In Perognathus longimembris pacificus isolate PPM17 chromosome 3, ASM2315922v1, whole genome shotgun sequence, a single window of DNA contains:
- the Bsg gene encoding basigin isoform X2, translating to MAAAVFLALGFALLGVQGASATAGFIQAPLSQEGWVGDSVALHCEAVGRPVPEIQWWFEGNSPNDSCYQLWDGARLDRVHIHAAYHQHASSSLSIDKLSAEDAGTYECRANNDPNRNHLTLTPRVRWVRAQASVVVLKPGTVQTSMQKVNSKIRLTCTLDQSSEGVTGHRWMRGDKVVKEDTLSGLTTEFEMDEKTRSGNFSCIFLPEPLGRAEIIVSGPPDIKAMKKSTHGEQGSSVTIICTSEAHPGITSWAWYKSSDSRNEPITIDNKKYSMNSTGLKSELTIKNLEAGSDPGTYLCNGTNLEGSDAATVTLRVHSHLAALWPFLGIVAEVLVLLAIIFICEKRQKPSRDADADEDELGSAPLKSSGHNLDKDKNVRQRTSS from the exons ATGGCGGCTGCGGTGTTTCTGGCTCTCGGCTTCGCGCTGCTGGGCGTCCAGGGCGCATCCGCTACGG CCGGCTTCATCCAGGCCCCACTGTCccaggaggggtgggtgggggacagTGTGGCCCTGCACTGCGAGGCTGTGGGCAGACCTGTCCCTGAGATCCAGTGGTGGTTTGAAGGGAATAGTCCCAACGACTCGTGCTACCAGCTGTGGGATGGCGCCCGGCTGGACCGTGTCCACATCCATGCCGCCTACCACCAGCATGCGTCCAGCAGCCTGTCCATCGACAAGCTCAGCGCGGAGGATGCAGGCACCTATGAGTGTCGGGCCAACAACGACCCCAACCGCAACCACCTGACTCTGACCCCCAGGGTCAGGTGGGTCCGTGCTCAGGCGAGCGTGGTGGTCCTCAAAC CGGGCACCGTTCAGACCTCTATGCAGAAGGTCAATTCCAAGATACGCCTGACCTGCACCCTAGATCAGAGCTCTGAAGGGGTCACAGGCCACCGGTGGATGCGAGGTGACAAGGTGGTGAAAGAGGACACGCTCTCCGGGCTGACCACAgagtttga GATGGACGAGAAGACCAGGTCGGGCAACTTCTCCTGCATCTTCCTCCCTGAGCCTTTGGGCAGGGCGGAGATCATAGTGAGCG ggCCCCCCGACATCAAGGCCATGAAAAAATCAACTCATGGTGAGCAGGGGTCATCAGTCACAATTATCTGTACATCAGAGGCCCACCCTGGAATCACCTCCTGGGCCTGGTACAAGTCGTCTGACTCTCGGAATGAG CCCATCACAATTGACAACAAGAAGTACTCAATGAACTCGACAGGGCTCAAGTCAGAGCTGACCATCAAGAACCTGGAAGCGGGCAGTGACCCTGGCACGTACCTATGCAATGGCACTAACTTAGAGGGTAGTGACGCGGCCACAGTGACGCTGCGTGTGCACAGCCACCTAGCTGCCCTCTGGCCTTTCCTGGGTATCGTGGCTGAGGTCCTGGTGCTGCTCGCCATAATCTTCATCTGTGAGAAGCGACAGAAGCCTAGCCGGGACGCGGATGCGGACG AAGATGAACTGGGCTCCGCTCCACT GAAGAGCAGCGGGCACAACCTGGACAAAGACAAGAACGTGCGCCAGAGGACCTCCAGCTGA
- the Bsg gene encoding basigin isoform X1 — MAAAVFLALGFALLGVQGASATAGTVQTSMQKVNSKIRLTCTLDQSSEGVTGHRWMRGDKVVKEDTLSGLTTEFEMDEKTRSGNFSCIFLPEPLGRAEIIVSGPPDIKAMKKSTHGEQGSSVTIICTSEAHPGITSWAWYKSSDSRNEPITIDNKKYSMNSTGLKSELTIKNLEAGSDPGTYLCNGTNLEGSDAATVTLRVHSHLAALWPFLGIVAEVLVLLAIIFICEKRQKPSRDADADEDELGSAPLKSSGHNLDKDKNVRQRTSS; from the exons ATGGCGGCTGCGGTGTTTCTGGCTCTCGGCTTCGCGCTGCTGGGCGTCCAGGGCGCATCCGCTACGG CGGGCACCGTTCAGACCTCTATGCAGAAGGTCAATTCCAAGATACGCCTGACCTGCACCCTAGATCAGAGCTCTGAAGGGGTCACAGGCCACCGGTGGATGCGAGGTGACAAGGTGGTGAAAGAGGACACGCTCTCCGGGCTGACCACAgagtttga GATGGACGAGAAGACCAGGTCGGGCAACTTCTCCTGCATCTTCCTCCCTGAGCCTTTGGGCAGGGCGGAGATCATAGTGAGCG ggCCCCCCGACATCAAGGCCATGAAAAAATCAACTCATGGTGAGCAGGGGTCATCAGTCACAATTATCTGTACATCAGAGGCCCACCCTGGAATCACCTCCTGGGCCTGGTACAAGTCGTCTGACTCTCGGAATGAG CCCATCACAATTGACAACAAGAAGTACTCAATGAACTCGACAGGGCTCAAGTCAGAGCTGACCATCAAGAACCTGGAAGCGGGCAGTGACCCTGGCACGTACCTATGCAATGGCACTAACTTAGAGGGTAGTGACGCGGCCACAGTGACGCTGCGTGTGCACAGCCACCTAGCTGCCCTCTGGCCTTTCCTGGGTATCGTGGCTGAGGTCCTGGTGCTGCTCGCCATAATCTTCATCTGTGAGAAGCGACAGAAGCCTAGCCGGGACGCGGATGCGGACG AAGATGAACTGGGCTCCGCTCCACT GAAGAGCAGCGGGCACAACCTGGACAAAGACAAGAACGTGCGCCAGAGGACCTCCAGCTGA